From a single Capsicum annuum cultivar UCD-10X-F1 chromosome 12, UCD10Xv1.1, whole genome shotgun sequence genomic region:
- the LOC107850869 gene encoding potassium channel AKT2/3: MTFNLYFSIEELKHFYIVHLLINMMNMEVKYSSYDFYNKSSTNMNDEDGQQIEYDKTKVVVHRNEDEDSYDHRRGNSGLGNISFHNLSKLILPPLGSSGYNHNQTLHRGMTISPMTSRYRCWETLMVLLVAYCAWVCPFEIAFMNSNPNKKLYIADNIVNLFFAADIILTFFIAYPDPTSQLLVRDRRKIATRYLSTWFLMDAASTIPFDLLTMLFTGKHQVGISYSVLGMLRFWRLRKVKQFFTRIEKDMRFSYFWIRCARLLFVTLFSVHCAGCLYYLLADRYPHKGNTWLGSVNPNFRETSLWIRYISAIYWSITTMTTVGYGDLHAVNTVEMIFIIFYMLFNLGLTAYIIGNMTNLVVEGTRRTMEFRHSIQSASNFVCRNHLPPRLKEQILAYMCLRFKAESLNQQQLIEQLPKTICKSIRHHLFLPTVEKVYLFKGVSREILLHLVADMKAEYIPPREDVIMQNESPDDVYIIVSGEVEMIDSEMENEQIVWTLRSGDIFGEVGAFCCRPQSYTYRTRTLSQLLKIRTSSLIEGMKSRQEDNVTMMKNFLQHHKKLKDLRLADLFLEVGEEDTDPNMSINLLTVASTGNAAFLDELLKARLDPDIGDSKGRTPLHIAASKGHEECVMVLLRHGCNIHLQDVNGNTALWEAIAANHHPIFEILYHWASISDPYVSGDLLCTAARRNKLTIMKELLKHGLLVDSKDRHRSTATQVAIEENHVEMVRLLLLNGAEIDDTLKYNLSSKNPNEMLQKPEGGHRIIRSGTMGEDHKWQDKEQKYSLDSYTNQFTFRVSIYRGHPEIRRRTQCSEPGSLIRVPNSLAKLKAIAGQKFGFDAKDALVTDEGGAEIDSIEVIRDSDKLYIVEDMNSRI; this comes from the exons ATGACATTTAATTTGTACTTCTCTATAGAAGAGCTCAAGCACTTTTATATAGTCCATTTGCTAATTAATATGATGAATATGGAAGTGAAATATTCATCATATGATTTCTACAATAAAAGTTCCACGAACATGAACGATGAGGATGGGCAGCAAATCGAATATGACAAAACAAAAGTAGTTGTACATCGCAACGAAGACGAAGATAGCTATGATCACAGACGTGGTAATTCAGGTTTAGGAAATATCAGTTTTCACAACCTGTCAAAGCTCATTCTTCCTCCTTTAGGTTCCTCTGGTTATAACCATAATCAGACTCTGCACAGAGGCATGACTATCTCTCCTATGACTTCAAGATACAG GTGTTGGGAGACACTAATGGTTCTATTGGTGGCgtattgtgcatgggtatgtCCATTTGAGATAGCATTCATGAACTCAAATCCAAACAAGAAGCTTTACATCGCAGATAATATCGTCAATCTCTTTTTTGCGGCTGATATCATCTTGACATTCTTCATCGCCTATCCTGATCCAACCTCTCAGCTGCTTGTTCGTGATCGAAGAAAAATTGCTACAAG ATACCTATCAACATGGTTTCTGATGGATGCCGCCTCCACCATTCCTTTTGACTTACTTACCATGTTGTTTACGGGCAAACATCAAGTTGGAATCTCTTACTCCGTTTTAGGAATGCTCAGATTTTGGCGTCTTCGCAAGGTCAAGCAATTTTTCACCAG AATTGAAAAGGACATGAGATTCAGTTATTTTTGGATTAGATGTGCAAGGCTTTTGTTT GTAACACTATTTTCAGTGCACTGTGCTGGATGCCTCTACTACTTGTTGGCTGACAGATATCCTCACAAAGGAAATACTTGGTTAGGATCTGTGAATCCCAATTTCAGAGAGACCAGCCTTTGGATTAGATACATTTCAGCAATCTATTGGTCCATCACAACCATGACCACAGTTGGCTATGGTGACCTCCATGCTGTTAACACTGTCGAAATGATCTTTATCATTTTCTACATGCTCTTCAATCTTGGCCTTACTGCTTACATTATTGGTAACATGAccaatttagttgttgaaggaaCTCGTCGTACCATGGAATTC AGACATAGCATACAATCAGCTTCAAACTTTGTGTGTCGAAATCACTTGCCTCCAAGATTGAAGGAGCAAATACTGGCTTACATGTGTTTAAGATTTAAGGCCGAGAGCTTAAACCAACAACAATTGATTGAACAACTTCCCAAGACAATCTGCAAGAGTATCCGGCATCATTTGTTTTTGCCTACTGTTGAAAAGGTCTATCTTTTCAAGGGTGTCTCCAGGGAAATTCTCTTGCACCTG GTTGCAGATATGAAGGCTGAGTATATCCCCCCAAGGGAGGACGTCATAATGCAGAATGAATCGCCAGACGACGTTTACATCATAGTGTCGGGGGAGGTGGAAATGATTGATAGTGAGATGGAGAATGAGCAAATTGTTTGGACTCTGAGATCTGGGGACATTTTTGGAGAAGTTGGGGCCTTTTGTTGTAGGCCTCAGAGCTACACGTATCGGACCAGGACACTTTCTCAACTCTTGAAGATAAGAACAAGTTCTTTGATTGAAGGAATGAAGAGTAGGCAGGAGGATAACGTCACCATGATGAAGAACTTCCTTCAG CATCACAAGAAGCTCAAGGATCTAAGACTTGCAGACTTGTTCCTTGAAGTTGGGGAAGAAGATACCGATCCAAACATGTCCATTAACTTGTTGACTGTTGCCAGTACAGGCAATGCTGCTTTTCTTGATGAGCTTCTCAAGGCAAGATTAGATCCTGATATTGGCGATTCCAAAGGAAGAACCCCACTG CATATAGCGGCATCGAAAGGGCATGAAGAATGTGTAATGGTGCTTCTCAGACATGGATGTAACATACACTTACAAG ATGTAAACGGTAACACCGCACTATGGGAAGCTATAGCAGCAAATCACCATCCCATATTTGAAATTTTGTACCATTGGGCTTCCATTTCCGATCCCTATGTTTCTGGTGACCTCTTATGTACAGCAGCTCGGAGGAATAAATTAACAATTATGAAGGAACTCCTTAAACATGGATTACTTGTTGACTCAAAAGATCGACATAGATCCACTGCTACCCAAGtcgcaatagaagaaaatcatgTAGAGATGGTAAGGCTTTTATTATTGAACGGAGCTGAGATTGATGATACATTGAAGTATAATCTTTCATCAAAGAACCCGAATGAAATGCTGCAAAAACCAGAAGGCGGGCACAGGATTATAAGATCTGGTACTATGGGTGAAGATCATAAGTGGCAGGACAAGGAGCAAAAATACAGCTTAGATAGTTATACAAATCAATTTACTTTTAGAGTTAGCATATACAGAGGTCATCCCGAGATCAGGAGAAGAACTCAGTGCAGTGAACCTGGAAGTTTAATAAGGGTTCCCAATTCACTTGCAAAACTCAAGGCTATTGCAG GCCAGAAGTTTGGATTTGATGCAAAAGATGCATTGGTGACAGACGAAGGAGGAGCGGAAATTGACTCTATTGAAGTCATAAGGGATAGCGATAAGCTTTATATAGTTGAAGATATGAACTCCAGGATATAG